A stretch of the Perca flavescens isolate YP-PL-M2 chromosome 3, PFLA_1.0, whole genome shotgun sequence genome encodes the following:
- the clmpb gene encoding CXADR-like membrane protein: protein MGFPAVMSAIFRSLFLVLFSLLSVGAQTEMKKVVGDNATLPCHHQFPSSNSLDIEWLLQKPNSRQKVIITFFGGQVYTNEATGSEASRLSFAGEYLAGDASLLISDLLLTDSGEYHCKVKTGGKYHWSQVNLIVLVKPSKPRCWMDGKLLEGSDVKLSCKSSDGSDPINYKWERVLDKGKSLGKLPNLALIDLKNPELVTLRNLTMDSTGVYRCTASNDVGEENCTIEVTMQHVRDIGMVAGAVVGISLGVLIVILIIWLVFRKKEKKKYEEEETPNEIREDAEAPKAKLVKPNSLSSSRSGSSRSGASSTQSMVHNSALRGHRPRPPAVAAVKENGQPPGFPQSPPSYTSVVPKTPEPPATPKYNSRNMSGPTPPTLMVPAQTKAFQTV, encoded by the exons ttCTATTCAGCCTGTTGTCAGTGGGTGCCCAGACGGAGATGAAGAAGGTTGTCGGAGACAATGCCACCTTACCATGCCACCACCAGTTCCCGTCGTCCAACTCTCTCGACATAGAGTGGCTACTGCAGAAACCAAACTCCAGACAAAAAGTG ATCATTACCTTCTTTGGGGGCCAGGTGTACACCAATGAGGCGACGGGCAGCGAGGCCAGCCGTCTGTCCTTTGCTGGGGAGTACCTGGCTGGAGACGCCTCCCTGCTGATCAGTGACCTGCTGCTGACTGACTCTGGGGAATACCACTGTAAAGTCAAGACTGGGGGAAAGTACCACTGGAGCCAGGTCAACCTCATTGTGCTGG TCAAACCTTCCAAGCCGAGGTGCTGGATGGATGGCAAACTCCTGGAGGGCAGTGATGTCAAGCTGAGCTGCAAGTCCAGCGATGGTTCTGACCCCATCAACTACAAGTGGGAGCGAGTACTAGACAAAGGCAAGAGTCTGGGCAAATTGCCAAACCTGGCACTGATAG ATCTCAAGAACCCAGAGCTTGTGACCCTGAGGAATCTCACCATGGACAGCACAGGAGTCTACAGATGCACAGCGAGCAATGACGTGGGAGAGGAAAACTGTACCATTGAAGTCACAATGCAAC ATGTGAGGGATATAGGCATGGTAGCAGGTGCAGTGGTGGGAATATCCCTTGGTGTCCTCATTGTCATATTAATCATCTGGCTCGTCTTCcggaagaaagagaaaaagaagtatgaggaggaggagacaccaAATGAGATCAG GGAGGACGCGGAGGCTCCAAAGGCCAAGCTAGTGAAGCCCAACTCCCTCTCCTCATCCCGCTCCGGCAGCTCACGCTCCGGTGCCTCCTCCACCCAGTCCATGGTGCACAACAGTGCCCTGCGTGGTCACCGCCCGCGCCCACCTGCTGTAGCAGCTGTGAAGGAAAATGGACAGCCTCCAGGCTTCCCCCAGTCCCCTCCATCCTACACTTCAGTGGTGCCCAAGACCCCCGAGCCCCCTGCCACTCCCAAATACAACTCCAGGAACATGTCTGGGCCCACACCCCCAACCCTCATGGTCCCCGCCCAGACCAAGGCCTTTCAGACTGTGTAG